In Wolbachia endosymbiont of Aedes albopictus, one DNA window encodes the following:
- a CDS encoding uracil-DNA glycosylase family protein yields MNNEDLELLKFYHEVGVDCTLTEGEEEKKLESKEGVQPYVIQTGTQKKDADMRWGDTKDGKDMFPSDWIIEARKLASKCSSVDELRSAVESFEGCEIKKTATNTVFSDGNPNAKVMLVGEAPGANEDLQGIPFCGASGMLLDKMLNAINLDRTKVYISNTVFWRPPGNRKPTDLELDMCRPFVEKHVALVSPQILILVGGIACYSLLDSTKTISNLRGRFHTYTNQYLSHSITIAAIFHPAYLLRQPMQKRLAWEDLKKIKEYLNNTNNCTNT; encoded by the coding sequence ATGAACAATGAAGACCTAGAATTATTAAAATTTTACCATGAAGTGGGCGTTGATTGCACACTAACAGAGGGTGAAGAGGAAAAAAAGTTGGAGAGCAAAGAGGGTGTGCAACCCTATGTTATCCAAACTGGTACCCAGAAGAAAGATGCAGATATGCGCTGGGGTGACACTAAAGATGGAAAAGACATGTTTCCAAGTGATTGGATAATTGAAGCAAGGAAACTTGCAAGTAAATGTAGTAGTGTGGATGAACTAAGAAGTGCAGTTGAATCATTTGAAGGTTGTGAGATAAAAAAAACTGCAACTAATACTGTCTTTTCTGATGGTAATCCAAATGCAAAAGTTATGCTTGTTGGTGAAGCTCCAGGAGCAAATGAAGACCTTCAAGGCATACCATTTTGTGGTGCAAGTGGAATGTTGCTCGATAAAATGTTAAATGCAATCAATCTTGATCGCACTAAGGTATACATAAGCAATACTGTATTTTGGCGCCCACCTGGCAATAGAAAGCCAACCGACCTAGAGCTTGATATGTGCAGACCATTTGTTGAGAAGCATGTTGCACTGGTTTCACCGCAAATTCTAATTTTGGTCGGGGGAATTGCGTGTTATAGCCTTCTTGACAGCACAAAAACTATATCGAATTTGCGTGGTAGATTTCATACGTACACTAACCAATATTTATCTCACTCAATCACTATAGCTGCTATATTTCACCCAGCTTACCTACTGCGTCAGCCAATGCAAAAACGTTTAGCTTGGGAGGATTTGAAGAAGATTAAGGAGTATCTTAATAATACCAATAACTGTACGAACACTTAA